The DNA sequence CCCCGCTGGTGGCGCGCCAGGGCCTCCTCCGGGCGCATCCAGACCACCTCCAGCGCCTCGTCCTCGTCCGGGGTGGCCTCCAGGGGGGCTAGGTCCTCCGCCAGAAAGACGTGGCAGACCTCATCGGTGAAGCCCGGGGAGACGTAGAACCGGAAGAGGTAGGTGAGCCGCCCCGCAAGGCCCGCTTCTTCCGCGAGCTCCCGCCTGGCCGCCTCCAAAGGGGTCTCCCCCTCCTCTATGAGCCCGGCGGGAAGCTCCAGGGGCCGGCCTCCCACCGCCACCCGGTCCTGCCGCACGAAGAGCATCTCCTCGCCCCGGAAGGCGATCACGGCCACCGCGGGCTTGTGCTCCACGATCTCGTACCGGCCCTCGAGGGCCAGGTTCAGGATGCGGCCCCGGTACAGGTATTCCCTCACCCCTTCATCTTACCAGCGCCGAACCCCAAGAAGGCCTTGGGCACGGCCCCTTTGGGCGCCTAATACCCTTTTCCGCTGTTTCCTTCACGTACGAGGGTCCGTAAGTGAAGCTTGGGAAAGGCTTTACCGGGGCCCCCATCCTGGCGCGGGGCCTGGATGGGGTGGTATAAATACCCCACCCCAGTTTGCGCTGGGGTGGGGCGACCGGAAAGACCTTACTGCCGGAGGGCCTCTATGGTGGCGGTGAGGACGGCCCGGGTGAAGCTGGGGTTGTGGACGCCCTTGCTCCCGTCGTTGGAGATCAGGAGGTAGTTCCAGCTGGCCCGGACGATGGGGTCAGAGGTGGGGAAGACGGGCTTGCCCTGGGCGTTCTTGATGTCCCCGAGCTGGCTGATCAGGACGCTTCCGTCCGTGAGGGTCATCCGGAAGGCGATCTGGCCCGCCACGCTCATGACCTCCACCCGGTAGACCGGAGCCTTCACCGGTACGTTCTCCGTGAACTTGCCCGTGTTCGGGTCGTAGGCCCGGACAGTCTTGATCTCGTCCCGCACCTTCAGGACCCGGGCGTTGATCTGGCTCCGGAGGAGGGAGAGGAGGTGCTCGGTGTTCTCCTGGACCATCTCCTCGGTGTACTTGGCCCCGTGGCAGGAGGCGCAGAGGTTCTCCGGCACCTTGAAGGTGTGCCGGGTGTAGTCCCCCTCGTGCAGGGTCATGTGGCAGGTGGTGCAGGAGTTCCCGGTGAAGAAGGCGTGGGGGTTCGGCCACTCCTTGGTGTCGTCCACGAAGAAGGCGTTCTTACCCAAAAGGACGTCCCCCTGGCTCGAGGCGTGGGGGTAGGTGTAGCGGCCGGGGTCCTGGGTGTTCCAGACGATGCGGCCGTTGCGGGTGTTGTGGCAGGTGATGCAGAGCGCCCCCTCGCCCACCGCGGTGGCCTTGAAGCCGGCGGGAAGCATGGGGGTGTCGTGGACGATGCGCAGGTCCCCGTCCTCCGTGTGGCAGGCGGCGCACCCCACGGGCTTGACCTTATCCTTGGTCAGCCCCAGGCCCTGCAGGTAAGGGATGTCCGCGGGGGAGCCGTCCGGCTTGGTCAGGTTGCCGGGGTTGTTCCGCTTGGTGAGCTGCTCCACCCAGGCCACGAAGCCCTGCTCGCTGTGGCAGCGGGCGCAGTGGGCGGCGTTTGCGCCCCGCACCTCCACCGTGGCCTCCTGGAGGGTGGCCTGGTTGTTGTGGCCGCTTTTCTCCCACTCCTTCTGGATGGCCTCCTTATCCGCCACGGCGAACAGGAGACCAAAGCCGAGGATGAGGGGCCAGAAGCGTTTCATACCGCACCTCCGCCCTCATTCTTACCCGTGAGCGTGGCGTGTCAAGGGTAAGATGTCCCTCCCCGCAGGCGGTTGTAGAGGAAGAGGCCCAGATAGGCCAGGCCCAGCTCCGGGCTTGGCCTAAAGGTGAGGCTCAGGGCGAAGGCGTGGAAGAGGAGGGCCTCGAGGGCGGCCAGGGGCCTCCTCCGCCACAGGCCGAGCCAGGGCCTCCCTTGCCGCAGGGCCAAAAGCCCCAGGTAGGGGAGGTAGGGCCAGGGGCCCGTCCCCACCCCTAAGGCGGTGAGGCCCAGGCCCAAAAACCCCACCCCCCGCAGGAGGGGCAGGGGGTCGGAAAGGGCGATCCGGTCCCAGGAGAAGGCCTCCTCCGGCCAGGGGCGGAGGTCCAAAAGGAGCCTTTGCCCCTCGTGCCCCCCCAGGTAGGTCCGGGGATCGGGGGCCCCCAGGGGGAGGAGGGCCTCGGGCCGCTCCCGGGCCAGGCGGAAGAGGAGGGGGTCCAAAGGCCGCCCGTCCACCAGGAGCCAGGCGTGGGGCCTCCCCGTGAGGAGGAAGCCCGAGGCCATCTCGAGCCGGTGCCCCCGCTCCAGGAGGAAGGGGGCCCAGTCCTCGGGGGGAAGGGCCTCCAGCTCGCCGAAGCTGCCCCCCTCCAGGGGGTAGGTCCTGAGGTGAAAGGCCAGCCGGACCCGCTCCCCCGGCCTCACCCTTAGCCGGAGGCGGGGCACCCCCTCCTCAAAGAAGGCCAGAGGGGTGTGGCTGATCTCCAGCTGGGAGACCTCCTGGCCCGGCCTCGAGGCGGGCAGGGGCAGGACGACCTCCTCGCCGAAGGCGGTGTAGTAGAGAAAGGCCCGCACCCTTCCAGCTTACCCGGGGCCTTGCCGTAGAATGCCCCCCATGAGAAGGCGGCTCCTCACCCCGGGCCCGGTGGAGCTCCACCCCCGGGCCCTGGCCGCCCTTTCCCGGCCCCAGCTCCACCACCGCACGGAGGAGGCCAGGAGGGCGTTTCTGAACGCGCGCGCCGGGCTCAAGCGGGCCTTCGGCACCGAGGGCGAGGTTCTGCTCCTCACGGGGAGCGGCACCCTGGCCATGGAGGCCTTGGTCCTCAACCTCTTCGCCCCGGGCGACCGGGTCCTGGTCCCGGTTACGGGGAAGTTCTCGGAGCGCTGGGCGGAGATCGCCCTAGCCCTGGGGCTTTCCGTGGACCGGCTGGACCTCCCCTGGGGCGGGCCCATCCCGCCGGAGGCGGTGGCCCGGCCGGGCTACCGGGGCCTCCTCCTCACCCACTCCGAGACCTCCACCGGCGCCTTAAACCCCGTGGGGGTCCTGGCCCGGGCCTTCCGGGAGCGGAACCCGGAGGGGCTGGTGGTGGCGGACATGGTGACCAGCCTCCTCCTGACCCAGGTGGGCCTCGAGGACCTGGGGGTGGACGCGGCGGCGAGCGGGAGCCAGAAGGGCCTGATGTGCCCCCCCGGCCTGGCCTTCGCCGCCCTTTCCCCCCGGGCCCTGGAGGCCCTACGGCCCCGGGGGTACTACCTGAACCTGAAGCGGGAGCTCGAGGCCCAGAAGGAGGGGGAAAGCGCCTACACCCCGGCCATCAACCTGGTCCTGGCGGTGGAGGCGGTCTTGGAGGAGGTCCTTCCCCGCCTCGAGGACCACCTGGCCCTCAAGGCCTGGCAGAACGACCTCCTCTACCGGGTGGGGGAGGGCCTGGGGCTTCGGCCAGTCCCAGAGGAGAAGAGCCCGGCCACCACCGCCTTTTACCTGCCCGAGGGAATCCCCTACGCCCGGGTCAAGGAGGCCTTCGCCCGAAGGGGCGCGGTGGTCGCCGGGGGGCAGGGCCCCCTGAAGGGGCGCATCCTCCGGGTCTCCCTGATGGGCTACTTTGACCGGTACGACGCCCTAGGGGTGGCGGAGCTCTTCCGGGAGGCCTGGGGCGAGCTAGGCCTCAGCTGAACTCGGCGAGCTTCCGGAGCATCTCCTCCCGGGTGTAGACCGCCCGGGCCCCGCCCACCAGCTTGGGCCGGGTCCGGGCCGCGAGGAGGACCGCCTGGCCGATCCTCCGCACGGGAAGCCGCACGGGGACCGCCACCGGCCTCAGGTGCATCCCGATCAGCACCCCGCCGATGTCCATTCCCCCGTGGGCCTGGGCCTTCAGGGACTCCACCATCACCGGGTCCTCCATCCTGAGGAAGGCCAGGGTGGCCAGGGCTCCCCCCGCCTTGGGGTGGGGGAAGACGGTCACCTCCTCCAGCCCGTAGGCTTGCGCCGTCTTTCGCTCCACCACCAGGGCCCGGTTCAGGTGCTCGCACCCCTGGACCGCCAGGTGGACCCCCCGCGCCCGCAGGAAGGGCAGGACGACCTCCAGGAGGGCCTCCGCCACCTCGAGGCTGGGGCGGCTTCCCACCCGCTCCCCCAGGACCTCGCTGGTGGACCCCCCCAGGACGAAGAGCCCCCCTTCGGGGAAGGGGGCCTCAAAGTAGGCCCTCAGGGCCTCCTCCATCTCCCGCTGGATTTCCATGCCTTCATCTTATTCCCCGCGCCTTCCTCGGCTAAGGGTCTTGCTTACAGCTTTCCGGCACCCAGGGAAACCCCCGGTGGCCCGCTTGCCGCCCCAAGGGGTGCGCATTGCCATGAAGGCCGATGGGGTCTTTGCACTCCACAGGGGTCTATCTGTTAAGCCAGGGAACGGACTCCGTCCCCGCTACGGTCTACCGGCTCGCTCCCTAAGCGTCCCCCCAGTTCCCCCGCGCCCGTGGCCGCCTTTTCTGGAAAGGCCCGCGCGGGGGAGCGCTCTTTTGGGGTGCCGGGTGTAGCATGGATTGAGGATGAGCCCAAGAAGAACCCTAAGGGAGGCCATAGAGGAGGTGCTTCGCGAAGAGGACGGGGTCGTGTCAAGAGTTTTGTGTAAGCCTCTGTGTAAGGGGGCCATACCGCTCCTCAAGCTTCTTTTCCAACACCTCCCGGGCTTCACCAAACCCCCTCAACCTCCGCTCACCCCACCTCGTCTCCTGACGCTCGGACTCCAGGTACAACAGCTTGTAGACCGCCGCCTCAGAAGGAAACTTGTGGTCCCGCACCTTCGTCCCACGCCTCACCTCCCGGATAAACCGCTCCATCAAGTTGGTGCTGCGAAGGTACCCCCAAAGCTCCCGGGGATACTCGTAGAACCGCAGGAAGGCCCCCGAGTCTTCCAACCACATCCCCACCGCCCGTGGGTACCGCGCACCCCACGCCTTCCTCAACTCCTCCAGCGCCTCTAGCGCCTTGGCCCGGCTCTCGGCCTCGTACACCCGCTTCAGCTCCTCCCGGTGTTCTCCTGACGGAGAAGCAGCCGCGAATAGGGCCCGGTCCCGCGGTTTCACCTGACCCAGACTCCACCGCACCCCGTGCACCACGCACCGCTGCCACTGGGCCAGCGGGTAGACCCTGGCGATGGCTTCAGCTAAGCCGGGTAGGCCGTCGGTGATGAAGAGCAACACCCGCTCCAGCCCCCGCTCCCTCAGCTCCCGGAGCACACCCTCCCAGGCGGTGGCGTTCTCCGAGGGAAAGAGCCAGTATCCCAGGACCCTGCGTTCCCCCTCCGGACTGACCCCCAGGGCCACGTAGACCGAGGCCCGGACCACGCCTTCCCCCTCCTGAAAGACCTTGAGGGAAAATCCGTCCAGGTAGACAAAGGCCAGCTCCGGGGGCAGGGGCCTTCGGCGAAAGGACTCGGCCGCCTCCAAAACCTGGTCGGTGAGGGCGCTCAGGGTCTCGTGGGAGTAGCGGTGACCGAGGAGGAGGCCCAGGATCTCGGCCGCCTTGCGGTGGCTGACCCCGGAGGCGTAGAGAGCAATGGCCACATCACCCACGTCCACCAGCCGGCGCTGGTAGGGGACGAAGAAGGAAGGGTAGTACCGGCCTTCCCGGTCCCTGGGGATGGAGAGGTCCACCTGGCCGAAGCGGGTCTGGAGGGTGCGGCGGTAGTGGCCGTTTTTCCTGCCGCCGTTCTCCCGCAGGAAAGCTTCTTGGTCCAGGTGGAGAAGGAGCTGGATCACCTCGGCCACCGTCCCCCTCACGGCTTCCCTGAGGATGGCTTGTAGGGTATCCTGGTCCACGGGGCACCTCCTTTCGCTCGTCGTGCCCCCCTATTCCTTCGTGTGCTACCTCATAGCTCCACCCCCGCCATCTTGAGCAGCAGCCGACTGCGGATCAGGTTGTGCACCAGGACGATGAGGTTCACCCGCGAGACCAGCCCCCAAAAGGACCGGGCCGACAGACGGTGAAGCCCCAGGGAACGGACCATCACGCTGAACCGCGTCTCTATCCAGTTCCGCACCCGACCCATCCAACCCCGCCATCCCGTCTCCACCACCCTTCCCCCACGCAACCGGTAAGGGGGCGTTTTGACCCCGGGGACCCAGCGAAACCCCCGGTCCCCAAGAACCGCAGGGAGACCCTCCAAAAGCTCTTCTCCCCAGGTCTCCCGAGCGTTGCCGGGCAGAAGACTCCAGCGAAAGAAAAGACCCCGGTCGTTCATAACGGCCATCAGCACGTACCCCGCAAAGCCCCCTAGGGGCCCTACCCCCACCCCGGATCCGGGAAGGTCAAACCCGTGGATGCGGTGGCCGTGGGCCAGGGGGATGGGCTTAAGGTCCACGACTTGGACCAGGCCTTCTCCCTGAGCCAGGCGGGTGGCCAGATGGGCCAGGAGGGGTGCGCTGTTGACCAGGACCCGGTAGAAGCGGGAGAGGTGGGGTAGGGAGGGGAAGAAGGGCTTCAGGAGTGTTTTGGCGGCCAGGTAGCCTTTGCTGAAGTCCTGACCCTGGAGCAGGAGGAAGATGGCCAAGGTGATGAGCTCTGCCAGGGTGGCCTTCTGGTGCTTCTGGGGCCTAGGGAGGCGGAAGCCTTGCTCCCTTAGGGCCTTGAGCTCATCGTCTACCCAGACGTATATGGCGACCAGGGCGGTTTCTGCGTCAAGATAGTAAAGGGGGTGCTCACGGTCGGGTCCCATGGCACCCCCCCTTTTGCCACAATCAGGAGGGGTAGATCAAGTAGCACACGAAGGAATCTGAAAGCCTCCGAACGCTTCGGGACATAGACCCACTGGCCGTTCACCTCCTCCCTACCTGGAGGAACCTCCACCGCCAACGAGCCGCTCCCCAAGGAAGAGCCCGGGAGAAACTCGTTGCCTGAGTCGTCCACCACCACATACTCGTACCCTACTAAATACCCACCCGGGGCTCCCGCGTCCACTTGGACGTACGCGGTGTTCCCCACCACGGTGATCTTGCCCTGGTCGTCCACCTCGTACCCCAGCTGGGCCGGCTCGAGCATGACCTGGTAAGGAGTATTCTTCAGAAAGACGTCCGAACAGGACGAGAGCGCCAAGGCCAGGGGAACCGCCAAAAGAAGCTTGAATCCCTTCATACTCTCACCCCATCATCTCCTCTCGCCACTTGGGATTAAGTATAGCAAAAGAGAGCCGCGCAAGCCCCGCCAGGAAGTCCACGTTCTCCACCGCCACCTCCTTGGGCACCTCGAGCACCGCGGGGGCGAAGTTGAGGATGCCCTTGATCCCCGCCGCCACCAGGAGGTCCGCCGCCTCCTGGGCCGCCTCCCGGGGGACGGTGAGGAGGGCGATCTCTATCCGGCCCGGCACCCTCTGGGGCAGGGCCTCTACCGGCTCTATGACCCCGCCCCGCACGGGCCGGCCCACCTTCGCCGGGTCCACGTCAAAGAAGCCCCTCAGCTCAAAGCTCTCCCCGAAGCCCGGGTAGTCGGCGAGGGCGCTCCCCAGCCGGCCCATGCCCACGATGGCCAGGCCCCACCTCCGGTTCAGGCCCAGGATGTGGCGGAGCTCCCGCTTCAAAACGGGCACCGTGTACCCCACACCCCGGGTACCATAGGAGCCGAAGTAGGAAAGGTCCTTGCGCACCTGGAAGGCCGTCACCTGGGCGAGCTCCCCCAGCTGCTCCGAGCTGGTGCGCATGATCCCCTCCTGCTCCAGCTCCTCCAGGATGCGCAAATAGGTGACCAGGCGGCTGATGGCGGCGCTGGGGACCTTCATCGCACCTCCACCGGAGAGAGGCCCATCCCCTCCAGGCGCGCCCTCAGGGCCTCCTTGTTCTCCTCTGAAACCGGCCCCACCTGGACCCGGTAAAGCCCGTCCTTCCGCACCACGGCGGGGATGCCCGCCTCCTTGAGCCGGGAGGCCAGGGCCAAGGCGTTCTCCTCCTTCTGGAAGGCCCCCACCTGGAGGTAGGCCCCAGAGACGGGGGCCTGGCCCCGGTAAACCTGCGGGTTGTAGGCGGAGAGGGCCTGGGCGGCCCGCCGGGCCTCCTCCTCGCTGGCGTAGGGCCCCACCACCACCCGGGTGTAGGCCCCGGCGGCCTCGAGGCGCACGTTGAAGCCTTTCTGGGAGAGCTCCCGGGAAAGCCGGAGGGCGTTCTCCGGGTTGGAGAAGGAGCCCACCGCCACCCTCCAGACCCCGGAGGCGGGGCGCGCCTCGGGGGCGGGGCTTTCGGACCGGGAAGGGGCCTGGGAAACCTGGGAAGCCTGAGGAGCCTGGGGGGCCCGCGGGGCCTCGGGGGCCTCGGGGGCCTCGGCCGGGGCCTGGGGAAGGGGAAGGACGGTCACCACCGGCTCGGAAGAGGCGGGCTCTGAGGAGGGCCGCGCCCCGGAAGGCGGGGCGGGCAAGGGGGTGGAGGCCGGGGCGGAAGGCGCGGAAGGGGCAGGGGCGGGGGTGCGGGCGAAGGGGTTAATCCCGGTCAGGTAGAGGACGATCCCCGCCACCACCAGGGCGATGAGCAGGAAGATCAGGGCGTCCAGCCAGTTCTCCCGAAGCCACCCCATGCTTCACCTCAGGAGGGAGCGGGCCGGAGCGTAGCCCAGCTCCGCCGCCCGCTTCCAGGCCCGCACCGCCTCCTCCTCCCGCCCCAGGGCCCGGAGGGCGATCCCCAGGTTGTACCAGGCGGGGGCGAGCCGGCTGGACCTTTCCAGGACCTCCCGCAGGAGGAGCTCCGCATCCGAAGGCCGGCCCAGGGCCAGGTAGGCCGCGGCCAGGTTCGCCCCCACCTCCGGGGCCCGGCCTTCCAGGTAAAGGGGCTGGAGGACCTCCACCGCCTTCTCCGGCCGGCCCTGGTCCAGGTAGACCTGGCCCAAAAGGGCGCGGGCCTCGGGCTCGAGCCGGTCCTGCAAAAGCCTCTCCGCCTCGGCCAGGCGGCCCAGCCGGTAGGCGGCCTGGGCCTGGAGGAGGACCCCAGGGGGCCCCGCCTCCTTGGCGTAGGCGTAGGCGGAGGCGGCATCCCCCAGGCTCAGCTGGGCCGCGGCCAGGGCCAGGGCCACCTCGGGCTCCTGGGCGGCCCGGTAGGCCTGGAGGAGGAAGGGAAGGGCGGCCCTGGGGTCCTTGGCCTCGAGGCGCCGCTTGCCCAGGAGGTAGGCCGCGGGCCAAAAGCCCGGGTCCTGGGCCAGGGCCTCCTGCAGGGGCCGGTCCTCCCCGCTCAGAAGGCCCTTGCGGTACAGGAGGAGGGCCCGCCCCTTCCCCTCCACCTGGGCCAGGCCCCGGTCCAGCTCCCGCAGGGCCCGCGCCTTCAGCCCCTCCTTGGCCAGGATCTGGGCCAAAAGGTCCCAGGCCTGGGCCTCCTTGGGGGCGCGGTTCAGGACCTCGTAGAGGACGGGGACCGCCTCCGCGTTTTGGCCCGCCTCCAAAAGCGTCTGGGCCAGGACCAGCCGGTAGCGGAGGGAGCGCTCGGGGGAAAGCCCCTTCTTCAGGGTCTCGGCCGCCTCCTTGGCCTTGCCCAGGCCCCGCTGGGCCTCCGCCAGGGCCAAATAGACCTCCTCGGTAGGGGCGAGGTCAAGGGCCTTGGAGAGGGCCTCCGCCGCCTCCTCGAGCCGGCCCAGGCGCAGGTCCACCAGGCCGAGGTTGTAGAACCCCTCGGGCCGGTTCGGAAAGAGCAGGGCCATCTGGGCGAAGGCGAACCGGGCCTCCTCCAGCCGGCCCAGCCGGACCAGGGCCACCCCCAGGCCCAGGTGGGCCTCGGGCCGGGCGTAGTCCTGGGCCAAGGCCTCCTCAAAGAGGGCCGCGGCCCGGTCGTACGCCCCCTTTTCCAAGGCGGCCTGGGCCTCCTCGAGGGAAGCGGCCAGGGCCAGTCCGAATGCGAGGGTGAAAGCGAGATACCTGGGAATCATAGGCCTCCCCTATTTAGGTCAAGTCTAGCACAAGGCGCGGTCTGGTATGCTGGATTCGTGAACCTGGACGCACCCCGGGTCCTGGTCCTGAACGCCGCCTACGAGGTCCTGGGCCTGGCCAGCGTGAAGCGGGGGGTCCTGCTCGTCCTCTCCGGGACGGCGGAGATGCTGGAGGAAAGCGGGGAGCACCTGCACACCCCCAGCACCCGGATCCCCGTCCCCAGCGTCATCCGCCTGAGGCGGATGGTCCGGCGGCCCCGGACGCAGGTGGCCCTGAACCGGCGCAACATCCTGCGCCGGGACCGGTACACCTGCCAGTACTGCGGCCGCCAGGGCGGGGAGCTCACCGTGGACCATGTCCTGCCCAAGAGCCGGGGGGGGCGGAGCACCTGGGAGAACCTGGTCACCGCCTGCCGGGCCTGCAACCTCAAGAAGGGGGGGCGGACCCCGGAGGAGGCGGGGATGCGGCTTCTGCGGCCGCCCCAGGCCCCCAGGCTCCCCCTCTTCCTGGCCGACTTCAAGGAGGTCCCCGAGGCCTGGAGGCCCTACCTGGGCCTTTGAGGGGCCAGGGTGAGGAGGACGGCCAGGAGGATCAGGGCCGCGCCCAGATACCCCCATAGGGGAAGCCGTTCCCCCCACCAGAGGTAGGCCACCCCCGCGGCCACCACGGGCTCGAGGGTGGCCAGGACGCTGGCCCGGGTGGCGGAAAGGAGCCGGAGGCCGGCGTAGTAGGCCAGGTAGGCCCCGTAGGTGGAGAAAAGGGCCAGGAAGCCCACCGCCCCCAGGGCAGGCCAGGAGAGGGGGTGGAAGTCCAAAAAGGGCAGGAGGCCCAAGGCCCCCACGGGAAGGAGGTAGACGAAGAGGGTGGGGGTCTCGTACCGGGGCAGGAAGACCTTGCCGAAGATGTAGTAAAGGGCGTAGGAGAAGCCGGAAAGGAGGCCGAAGAGGATTCCCCAGGGGTCGGGCCTGGCCTCCCCTCCCCAGCCCACGAGCCAGACCCCGAGCAGGGTGAGGAGGAGGGCCACCCCTCCCCTTCCGCCCAGGGGCTCCCGGAAAAGAGCCCAGGAGAGGAGGGCCACCCAGGCGGGGGCGGTGTAGAGGAGGACGCTGGCCAGGGCCGCCCCCGCCCGGCTCACCGCCAGCTGGTAGGCCCCGTAGAAGAGGGAGACCCCCACCAGGCCGAAGAGGAGGACCCAGGGGAGGTCCTTCCCCTCCACCCGAAGCCGGCCCCGGAGGAGGGCGTGGAGGAGGAAGAGGGGCCAGGCCAAAACCGCCCGGTAAAACGCCACCTCCAGCGGGGAAAGCCCCGCCTCAAAAGCCAGCCGGGCCACCGGCCCGAGAAGCCCCCAAAGCGCCGCCGCCAGGAACAAGTACCCCGCCCCCATGGCTTGCCAGTATACTCATGGGGGTTCGTATGGGACGCACCTGGTTCGTGCTCCTCGTCCTGGCCCTGGTGGGCCTCTTCGCCGCCCTGAACTGGGGCGAGTTCACCCGGCCCGCCTCCTTGTCCTTGGGCCTGACCCGGGTGGAGGCCCCCCTGGGGGTGGTCCTCCTGGGCTTGATCGTCTTCCTCTCCCTCCTCTACCTGGTCTTCACCATCGGCCTCGAGACCGCCGCCCTGTTGGAGGTCAAGCGCTACGCCCGGGAGATGCTCCAGTACAAGAAGCTGGCCGAGGAGGCGGAGGAGAGCCGCTACACCGAGCTCAGGAAATTCCTCGAGGCCGAGCTCAAGCGCCTGGAGGAGGCGGAAAAGGCCGAGATCGCCGCTTTGGCGGCCCGGGTGGAGGAGGTCCTGGAGAAGCACGGGAACACCCTGGCCGCCTACATCGGCGAGCTGGAGGACACCCTCCTCCGCCTCCTAAAGAAAGGCCCCGGGGAAGGACCCGGGGCCTGAAGCCACTTGGCCTGCGAGGTCTTGCCCCCCAGATTGGCCCAAGCCAAGCTGGGGCGGCGCTACTCCACCAGCTCCACCAGGGCCAGCTGGGTCCCGTCCCCCTTGCGGCGCTCGGCCAGCTTGAGGACCCGGGTGTAGCCGCCCGGCCGGTCCTTGTACCTGGGGGCGATCTCGTCAAAGAGGCGGCGGACCAGCTTCACGTCCTGCAGGTCCCTCAGGACCAGGCGGCGGGCGTGGAGGTCCCCCCGCTTGGCCAGGTGGATGAGGTGGTCCACGAAGCCGGTGAGCTCCTTGGCCTTGGGAATGGTGGTGGTGATGCGGCCGTGGGTGAGAAGACTCTTCGCCTGGTTGCGGAAAAGGGCCAGGCGGTGAGCCGAGTGCCGGTTGAGCTTGCGTCCCGCTTTGAGGTGGCGCATGGTCTCACTCCTTTAGGGAGAGGCCCCACTTGGCCAGGGCCTCCTTGATCTCCTCCAGGCTCCGGTCCCCGATGCCGGGGATGTTCCGGAGATCCCTCAGGTTGAGGGCGAGCAGGGCCCGCACCGACTCAATCCCCTCCTCCTTCAGGCTGTGCAGGACCCGGGTGGAGAGGCCGAGGTCGTCCACGGGGATGTCCGGGACCTCCTCCTCCTCCTTGGGCTTCTCCACCACCGGCTCCTCCACCCGGCCGGGGGCCTGGGGGGCCTTCTGGAAGTAGGAGAGGTGCTCCTGCAGGATGGCCACCGCCTGCTCCAGGGCCTCGAGGGGGGTGACGGAGCCGTCGGTCCAGATGCGGAGGGTGAGCTTGTCCAGGTCGGTCCTCTGGCCCAGGCGGGTGTCCTCCACCTGGAAGGCCACCCGGCGCACCGGGGAGAAGAGGGCGTCCACGGGGATGGAGTTGATCCGGTCCTTGATCCCGTGCTTCTCGGCCGGAACGTACCCCACCCCCCGGTCCACCCGGACCTCCATGTGGAGCTTCCCGCCCTCCTCCAAGGTGGCGATGGGCAGGAAGGGGTTCAGGATCTGCACGTCCGGCGGGGCCTCGAACTCCCCCGCCCGGACCACCTTGGGCCCCTGGGCCCGGAGGGTGAGGGTGACGGTCTGGGTGCCAGGGTCCAGGAACTTGACCACCAGCTCCTTCAGGTTGAGGATGATCTCCACCACGCTCTCCTTCACCCCGGGGATGGTGGAGAACTCGTGCAGGACGTCCTCAATGTAGACGCTGGTGACCGCGGTCCCCGGGATGGAGGAAAGGAGGATGCGGCGGAGGGGGTTGCCCAGGGTCACGCCGAACCCCCGTTCCAGGGGCTCGAGGACGAACTCCCCGTAGTCCTTGCCCTGGACGCGGGCGGTGAACACGGGGGCTTTCAGCTTGCTTTCCAAGGCTCCC is a window from the Thermus filiformis genome containing:
- a CDS encoding NUDIX domain-containing protein, whose amino-acid sequence is MREYLYRGRILNLALEGRYEIVEHKPAVAVIAFRGEEMLFVRQDRVAVGGRPLELPAGLIEEGETPLEAARRELAEEAGLAGRLTYLFRFYVSPGFTDEVCHVFLAEDLAPLEATPDEDEALEVVWMRPEEALARHQRGEVEFSATGLVGVLYALHRGR
- a CDS encoding cytochrome c3 family protein, producing MKRFWPLILGFGLLFAVADKEAIQKEWEKSGHNNQATLQEATVEVRGANAAHCARCHSEQGFVAWVEQLTKRNNPGNLTKPDGSPADIPYLQGLGLTKDKVKPVGCAACHTEDGDLRIVHDTPMLPAGFKATAVGEGALCITCHNTRNGRIVWNTQDPGRYTYPHASSQGDVLLGKNAFFVDDTKEWPNPHAFFTGNSCTTCHMTLHEGDYTRHTFKVPENLCASCHGAKYTEEMVQENTEHLLSLLRSQINARVLKVRDEIKTVRAYDPNTGKFTENVPVKAPVYRVEVMSVAGQIAFRMTLTDGSVLISQLGDIKNAQGKPVFPTSDPIVRASWNYLLISNDGSKGVHNPSFTRAVLTATIEALRQ
- a CDS encoding pyridoxal-phosphate-dependent aminotransferase family protein — encoded protein: MPPMRRRLLTPGPVELHPRALAALSRPQLHHRTEEARRAFLNARAGLKRAFGTEGEVLLLTGSGTLAMEALVLNLFAPGDRVLVPVTGKFSERWAEIALALGLSVDRLDLPWGGPIPPEAVARPGYRGLLLTHSETSTGALNPVGVLARAFRERNPEGLVVADMVTSLLLTQVGLEDLGVDAAASGSQKGLMCPPGLAFAALSPRALEALRPRGYYLNLKRELEAQKEGESAYTPAINLVLAVEAVLEEVLPRLEDHLALKAWQNDLLYRVGEGLGLRPVPEEKSPATTAFYLPEGIPYARVKEAFARRGAVVAGGQGPLKGRILRVSLMGYFDRYDALGVAELFREAWGELGLS
- a CDS encoding TIGR01440 family protein, which codes for MEIQREMEEALRAYFEAPFPEGGLFVLGGSTSEVLGERVGSRPSLEVAEALLEVVLPFLRARGVHLAVQGCEHLNRALVVERKTAQAYGLEEVTVFPHPKAGGALATLAFLRMEDPVMVESLKAQAHGGMDIGGVLIGMHLRPVAVPVRLPVRRIGQAVLLAARTRPKLVGGARAVYTREEMLRKLAEFS
- a CDS encoding IS256 family transposase; this translates as MDQDTLQAILREAVRGTVAEVIQLLLHLDQEAFLRENGGRKNGHYRRTLQTRFGQVDLSIPRDREGRYYPSFFVPYQRRLVDVGDVAIALYASGVSHRKAAEILGLLLGHRYSHETLSALTDQVLEAAESFRRRPLPPELAFVYLDGFSLKVFQEGEGVVRASVYVALGVSPEGERRVLGYWLFPSENATAWEGVLRELRERGLERVLLFITDGLPGLAEAIARVYPLAQWQRCVVHGVRWSLGQVKPRDRALFAAASPSGEHREELKRVYEAESRAKALEALEELRKAWGARYPRAVGMWLEDSGAFLRFYEYPRELWGYLRSTNLMERFIREVRRGTKVRDHKFPSEAAVYKLLYLESERQETRWGERRLRGFGEAREVLEKKLEERYGPLTQRLTQNS
- a CDS encoding transposase, encoding MGPDREHPLYYLDAETALVAIYVWVDDELKALREQGFRLPRPQKHQKATLAELITLAIFLLLQGQDFSKGYLAAKTLLKPFFPSLPHLSRFYRVLVNSAPLLAHLATRLAQGEGLVQVVDLKPIPLAHGHRIHGFDLPGSGVGVGPLGGFAGYVLMAVMNDRGLFFRWSLLPGNARETWGEELLEGLPAVLGDRGFRWVPGVKTPPYRLRGGRVVETGWRGWMGRVRNWIETRFSVMVRSLGLHRLSARSFWGLVSRVNLIVLVHNLIRSRLLLKMAGVEL
- a CDS encoding redox-sensing transcriptional repressor Rex; the protein is MKVPSAAISRLVTYLRILEELEQEGIMRTSSEQLGELAQVTAFQVRKDLSYFGSYGTRGVGYTVPVLKRELRHILGLNRRWGLAIVGMGRLGSALADYPGFGESFELRGFFDVDPAKVGRPVRGGVIEPVEALPQRVPGRIEIALLTVPREAAQEAADLLVAAGIKGILNFAPAVLEVPKEVAVENVDFLAGLARLSFAILNPKWREEMMG
- a CDS encoding SPOR domain-containing protein — its product is MGWLRENWLDALIFLLIALVVAGIVLYLTGINPFARTPAPAPSAPSAPASTPLPAPPSGARPSSEPASSEPVVTVLPLPQAPAEAPEAPEAPRAPQAPQASQVSQAPSRSESPAPEARPASGVWRVAVGSFSNPENALRLSRELSQKGFNVRLEAAGAYTRVVVGPYASEEEARRAAQALSAYNPQVYRGQAPVSGAYLQVGAFQKEENALALASRLKEAGIPAVVRKDGLYRVQVGPVSEENKEALRARLEGMGLSPVEVR